Proteins from one Salvelinus sp. IW2-2015 linkage group LG9, ASM291031v2, whole genome shotgun sequence genomic window:
- the LOC111968902 gene encoding cannabinoid receptor type 1A-like → MKSALDGIADTTFRTMTTGLQYLGSNDVSYDDPSIDSGFAKTGFHLQKTHSAPLSNSFPVQVPGDKELIYNGNSIYPTNFSEMLGNGTRWEGGGSLQCGENIVDMECFMILTPSQQLVVAVMALTLGTFTVLENLIVLCVILHSHILRCRPSYHFIGSLAVADLLGSVIFVYSFLDFHVLHRKDSPNVFLFKLSGVIASFTASVGSLFLTAIDRYISIHRPMAYKRIVTKNKAVIAFCMMWTISIVIAILPLLGWNCKQLNSVCSDIFPLIDEKYLMFWIGMTSVLLLFIIYAYMFILWKAHHHTVRMMSRSSQKSIIVYTADGTKAQTMRPEQTRMDIRLAKTLVLILVVLIICWGPVLAIMVYDLFWKMNNFIKTVFAFCSMLCLLNSTVNPVIYALRSKDLRRAFLNICRTCRGTSQPLDNSAESDCHSRSIKGTAYKSTASCANTTVKVAKVTLSVSAEMV, encoded by the coding sequence ATGAAGTCTGCTCTGGATGGAATAGCTGACACCACTTTCCGAACAATGACTACTGGTTTGCAGTATCTTGGCTCCAACGATGTGAGCTATGATGACCCATCCATTGATTCTGGCTTCGCCAAGACTGGATTCCACTTACAGAAGACTCACTCTGCCCCACTTAGTAACTCCTTCCCTGTACAAGTACCTGGGGACAAGGAGCTCATCTATAATGGCAACTCCATTTACCCGACCAACTTCTCTGAAATGCTTGGCAATGGGACCCGATGGGAGGGCGGGGGTTCTCTCCAATGCGGGGAGAACATTGTGGACATGGAGTGCTTCATGATTCTGACCCCCAGTCAGCAGTTAGTAGTAGCGGTCATGGCACTCACCCTGGGAACCTTCACAGTGYTGGAGAACCTTATCGTATTGTGTGTGATCCTCCACTCCCACATCCTGCGCTGTCGGCCATCATACCACTTCATAGGAAGCCTGGCTGTAGCCGACCTTCTGGGCAGTGTCATATTTGTGTACAGTTTCTTGGACTTCCATGTTCTGCACCGGAAGGACAgccccaatgtgtttctatttaaACTCAGTGGAGTTATCGCCTCTTTCACTGCCTCTGTGGGCAGTCTCTTTCTCACGGCCATCGACCGCTATATCTCTATCCACAGGCCGATGGCTTACAAGCGGATCGTCACCAAGAACAAGGCTGTCATTGCCTTCTGCATGATGTGGACTATCTCCATCGTCATTGCGATTCTCCCCCTACTGGGCTGGAACTGTAAGCAACTGAACTCGGTGTGCTCAGACATTTTCCCGCTCATCGACGAGAAGTACCTGATGTTCTGGATAGGGATGACCAGTGTGCTGCTTCTGTTCATCATCTACGCCTACATGTTCATCCTGTGGAAGGCCCACCACCACACTGTGCGCATGATGAGCCGCAGCTCCCAGAAGAGCATCATTGTCTACACGGCAGACGGCACCAAGGCGCAGACCATGCGACCTGAGCAGACCCGCATGGACATCCGCCTGGCCAAGACCTTGGTGCTGATCCTGGTGGTCCTCATCATCTGCTGGGGCCCTGTGCTAGCCATCATGGTCTACGACCTCTTCTGGAAGATGAACAACTTTATCAAGACGGTCTTTGCCTTCTGCAGCATGCTCTGCCTGCTCAACTCCACCGTCAACCCCGTCATCTATGCACTGAGGAGTAAGGACCTGCGCCGGGCCTTCCTTAACATCTGCCGGACGTGCAGGGGAACTTCTCAACCACTGGACAACAGCGCTGAGTCCGATTGCCATAGCAGGAGCATCAAAGGCACAGCCTACAAATCCACGGCTAGCTGTGCAAACACCACTGTAAAAGTGGCCAAAGTCACCCTGTCGGTCTCCGCAGAGATGGTCTGA